In the genome of Bacillota bacterium, the window TACTCCTGTTTTAGATTGGGTAGCGGGAGTTTGCGAGCCCTTCATGAAATTCTTGGGCCTTCCCGGGGAATCGTCAGTGGTTCTGGTTGCAGGGAAGTTAATCAATTTATATGCCGCTCTGGGTGCCATATCCTCTTTGGACCTGAGCTCAAGGGAAATAACGATTCTTGCGACTATGCTTCTTTTATCCCACAGCTTACCTATGGAGGCAGCTGTGGCTCAGAAGGCAGGTGGCTCCGGTATTTTCATGACCGTTATGCGCCTGGCTGTAGCTCTAATCGCAGGTATTATAATGAATATGATAATTTAATTATTTCTTGGGAGTTGTTTTTTGTTGGATTGGGTAG includes:
- a CDS encoding nucleoside recognition protein, producing the protein MVTVDTFKRGFHKGITSLWELTKVVVPVYTLITFLKYTPVLDWVAGVCEPFMKFLGLPGESSVVLVAGKLINLYAALGAISSLDLSSREITILATMLLLSHSLPMEAAVAQKAGGSGIFMTVMRLAVALIAGIIMNMII